GGTACCCATCTGGTAGCCGCACTGTTGCAGGACAACTACTTCAGCAAGGTGAAGGTGCTGGTACGGCAGCCCTGGGCGCATCAGCATCCGGGACTGGAAAGCATCATTGTTGACTTTGATGACGAAAAAAGCCTGGCGGCGGCCATTGAGGGAGACGTGTTTTTTTCCTGCATCGGCACTACCATCAAAAAAGCCGGCACACAGGAGAATTTCCGCGCAGTGGACTACGGTATCAACATCAGGTGCGCCACCATCGCCCGCCGCAAAGACATTCCGCAGTTCCTGATGATCTCTTCCATTGGCGCCAATCCAAAATCTTCCAATTTCTACCTGCGCACCAAAGGACAAACAGAAGAAGCTGTACTGGCCATGGGCTTTGTCGGCACCTACATTTTCCGGCCTTCTTTTCTTCTCGGTGAACGAAAGGAATTCCGCTTCGGAGAATGGCTGGGCAAGTATCTTATCCAGCTGTTTTATTTCCTGCTGCAGGGCCGCTGGAAGAAATACCGGGGCATTAAAGCCGCTACTGTGGCCCAGGCAATGGTGAGGGTCGCCAAACAGTTCGACCCCGGCATTCATATCTTTGAATCCGATGCCATACAAAATTTAGGAATTTAGATACCTTCGCTATCATGAAACGACTTATATTCTTTCTCTCCGTTATATGCATTGCCAGCTTGCCATTGTTAACATCCGCCCAGATTAACAATTACTATCCCGATACCTGGAAAGACAATGCACAGCCTGAAACGGTTGCGCTCACCGGCGCCGCCGCGGAAGCACCTTATTACATCACCAGCTACAAAATATCACGCGACTTCAATATCACGAACCGC
The Chitinophaga varians genome window above contains:
- a CDS encoding oxidoreductase is translated as MKTAIVIGATGLTGTHLVAALLQDNYFSKVKVLVRQPWAHQHPGLESIIVDFDDEKSLAAAIEGDVFFSCIGTTIKKAGTQENFRAVDYGINIRCATIARRKDIPQFLMISSIGANPKSSNFYLRTKGQTEEAVLAMGFVGTYIFRPSFLLGERKEFRFGEWLGKYLIQLFYFLLQGRWKKYRGIKAATVAQAMVRVAKQFDPGIHIFESDAIQNLGI